The DNA segment TTCTATCACGTAGGTATTATAAGCTGTTGGTTTTCGTAAATCTCTTTTTGTAATGTTGCCTTTATATTTATCTCCCATTCCATAAATTACGGTTGGGTCGGTTTGTAAACGCATTTTTAAACGTAATCGATTAACAAAAACGGAGGCAATTTGAGGTCGTTCCTCTGCTTTGGCTGTTTCTTTGTCTATGATAGAAGCAAGAATTAACATTTCATAGGCTGATTTAAGTGGTAAATTTTCATCCCTATTATTCCAAGCGTTATCCAAGATAGTTTTTTGTCTTTTATAAAGGCGTTGTAATAATGCCAGATCCGTTGAATAAGGAATATAATTATAGGTATTTGGAGCAAACCATCCTTCTAATTTAGAATGTGGAATGCCTAATAATTTAGCAATTTCTTCTTCTGATTTTCCTTTTAGCGTTTGTTTTAAAAACGAGGCTTGTTTAATTGTTTCTAACCAATCTTTAAATGTTTTTCCAGAAATAAAACGCAACGAAAGTTGAACTTGTTGATAGCCCGTTATTTGCTCTAATAATTGACCTAATGTTGTTACCTTATCAAGAGAAAATACCCCTGCTTTAAAATCTTTAAATTTAGGGTCGAAGCGAATAATATAAGGTAATAAAAATGATTTCTTAACAATATGTTGCTGGCTAAGTAAGGTGGCTAATTGTTTACTAGAAGTGCCTCTCTCAATAATTAAAAATTGCTGAGGTTTACTTTCAATAGGTTGATTAATAATTTGAAAATAACGATAGCTTACTAATGAGACTAAGCAAATAGGAAGCAAAAATAAAATAAATATAATTTTTTTTAACATAACTAAAATGGAAGAATAAATAAATTGATGTAACTATACCAAAAAGCGGTACGATTTTAAGATTTTTTTGCAAATTTAAGAAAATTAAATGGTGGGGCATGAAGGATTCGAACCTTC comes from the Pasteurella atlantica genome and includes:
- the mltG gene encoding endolytic transglycosylase MltG; translated protein: MLKKIIFILFLLPICLVSLVSYRYFQIINQPIESKPQQFLIIERGTSSKQLATLLSQQHIVKKSFLLPYIIRFDPKFKDFKAGVFSLDKVTTLGQLLEQITGYQQVQLSLRFISGKTFKDWLETIKQASFLKQTLKGKSEEEIAKLLGIPHSKLEGWFAPNTYNYIPYSTDLALLQRLYKRQKTILDNAWNNRDENLPLKSAYEMLILASIIDKETAKAEERPQIASVFVNRLRLKMRLQTDPTVIYGMGDKYKGNITKRDLRKPTAYNTYVIEGLPPTPIAMPSEAAINAVAHPDTTTYLYFVADGTGGHKFSRTLKEHNQAVQEYLKWLRSKKGN